From the genome of Natrinema marinum:
CGTATCGATTGCCATATCGGCACAGTGGTCGGGCCACCCGCTTAAGTATTCTCGTCGTTGCAGTATTCCAGAACCATCGCGCGGTCGGCGCAGGCGCGACCCGGTCGATGCGACGACGCCTGACACCCGCTGGGGGACGACTTAGTCTTCGAACTCGTCGTCGCTGCGAACGAAGGTGACGGGACAGGGTGCCGACAGCAGGACCTCCTGAGCCGTCGAGCCGAAGACGGCTTTCCCGGTCGGCGACCGCCGCCGGCCGCCGACGACGACCATATCGGCACCGGTCTCGGTCGACAGATCGACGATCGACGGTCCGTGCTCTCCGACGGCACCCCGGATCTCGTAATCGACGTCGTGCTCGTCGAAGATATCTTTCAGGTCGTGGATCGTCGAGTGGCGCGCCGCGACCGCATCGGGGTCGATTTCGTCGACTGTTCGGTCGAACTCGAGGCGGTCGAGGACCTGATCGTACTCTCGTTCTGTGAAAACGTGTGCGAGGATGACGGTTGCACCGGCCGGCTTCGCGATGTCGAGGACGGTTTCGGCGAGCTGGCCGCTCCGTTCGGCGTCGCTCGGACCGACTGCAAGCAATACTGTCTCTAGCATGGATGACGGGTTGATCGCACACCACCGTAAATCCGCGGGTCACGGAACCGCGTGTGAGCGCAGAGGGCGGGTTCCGGGCGATTTTTCCATCCCGTCGTCGACAGCGGAGGCATGGACGGACCAGACCTCGCGGGGCAGACGGTGCTCGTCACGGGCAGCGCGAAAGGCGTCGGCCGCGAACTGCTGCTCTCGACGGCCGACTGCGGTGCGCGGACGGCCGTACACTACCACACGAGCGCCGACGCCGCTCGCGAGGTCGCCGAAAGCGCCCGCGACCGCGGTGCGTCGGACGCGATGACGGTGCAGGGGGACGTGACCGATCCCGACAGCGTCGACGGCCTCTTCGCGGCCGTCGAGTCCGAACTCGGACCCGTCGACGTGTTGGTCAACAACGTCGGCGACT
Proteins encoded in this window:
- a CDS encoding universal stress protein, producing MLETVLLAVGPSDAERSGQLAETVLDIAKPAGATVILAHVFTEREYDQVLDRLEFDRTVDEIDPDAVAARHSTIHDLKDIFDEHDVDYEIRGAVGEHGPSIVDLSTETGADMVVVGGRRRSPTGKAVFGSTAQEVLLSAPCPVTFVRSDDEFED